The SAR324 cluster bacterium genome segment ATATTATATACAGTACGCGGTTTGGATTAAAGATGTCATTAATGGTGATTTTGGTTTCTCATTCTTTACCACTGAACCAATAAGTACAATCTTTGGTAGAAGAAGTCCAATATCGATCGAAATTGCGCTGATTGCGATATTTTTCTCATTTATAATTGGTGTTCCACTTGGAATGCTATGTGCGGTTCTACGTAACACAATCTTTGATAATATCAGTCGGGTTGGTGTAACACTATTCATAGCTATGCCAAGTTTCTGGCTGGGAATGCTAATAATATTATTCTGTGTACTTATTCTAGAGTGGCGACCACCACTAAAACTAATACAGATTTGGGATGATCCAGGAGGGAATCTAGCAATAGTTTTGTTGCCTGGTTTTACTTTAGGAATTGGCCTCTCAGCAGTAATTGCCAGAATTACAAGATCAAGTGCGCTCGAAATATTTCACGAGGATTATATCAGAACAGCTCGTGCAAAAGGTTTGTATGAGAGTCTCGTAGTGTGGAGACATGTTTTAAAAAATAGTTTGCTACCAGTTGTTACCACTCTGGGGGTCGCTTTAGGAAGCCTATTAGGGGGCTCAGTATCGGTAGAAAAAGCTTTTGGTGTTCCAGGAATGGGTAATTTATTAGTAGCGGGGATAGAGGCGAGAGACTGGATGATGATACAAAATTTAATTTTGATATATGGTATTATTTATACATTAATAAACTTAGTTGTCGACATAAGTTACGCATATATTGATCCTAGAATAAGATATGATTAATTAAGAAATGCTAAAGTTTTTAAAATCCAGTCCAATTGGCTCAGTTTCATTTCTTATTTGGGTAATACTCGTACTAGTTGCAGTCTTTGCTGATTACATTTCCCCATATGACCCACTTGAAGCTGATTATGGGGCAATAAGAAAACCACCTAGTTCTGATCATATCTTAGGAACCGACCACATGGGTCGGGATGTTTTAAGTAGAATCATTTATGGTACCAGGATTACACTAATCGTTGCAATAACTTCAGTAGTCATCGGTGATTTTATTGGATTTATAATAGGGCTGATTACCCCGTACTTTGGTAAAAATACTGATACTTTAACTCAAAGGCTTATTGATGTATTAATGTCTTTTCCAGATATAATACTAGCTCTAATGCTACTTACAGTCTTTGGTTCAGGCCTAACAACAGTTGTAATTGTAATATCTGTAACAAGAATTCCCTATTCGGCAAGGATCACAAGATCAGTTGTTCTAACAGTAAAAGAGCATACCTTTGTGGAAGCTGCAAAAAGTATTGGTGTATCTAATATAAAAATAATTTATAGGCATATTGCCCCCCAATGTATTGCACCAATGCTAGTAGTTTTCAGTTTGCATCTTGGCGTCGCAATTTTTGCGGAATCAGCACTGAGTTTCTTAGGTCTTGGTATCCCACCTCCAGATCCGAGTTGGGGTAACATGTTAGGAAGTGTCCTTGCGTCCTCATTCAAGCCACCCTGGTGGTTAGTACTTTTTCCAGGTCTAGCAATTACAATAGCAATACTTTCAGCAAATTTGTTGGGTGACGGATTAAGAGATTTCTTGGATCCAAAACTGAAAAATAAAATCTAAATGGAAAGGAAAATATGACCTTTGAAGTATTTGATTACCGTAAAGACATCAAAAATTTAATTGTTACGCCACAAATAAGAAGTCGTTTCCTAAAAATGGAACCAGGTCAGTATAATCAAAGACATAGCCATGACTTGGGGTATGAAATGTTTTTAATACTTCAAGGTAAGGCCGAATTTGAAATTGAAGGTCACAAGGAAATTGTTGGTGAAGGGCAACTGTGTATGACAGGACCAGATGAAATACATGGTGTTCGAAATATGTTAAGTGATGAACCAACTATTATGTATCTCTCCGTAACTCCACATATTGCACCAACCCATACGTTTTGGGTAGAAGATCATGCAGAAAAAAAACCACCAAGATTTGCACCTAACTCTCAATATGATGTAGCAGAAGATTTCTCAATTCCAAAGACGAAACTAATCAATGATCAAATTGAATCATTGGAACAGCTTAAAAGAGTATTTGATGAAAACATAAAATCTATTGGAACTGAGTTAGAGTTACTGAAAAATGAGGAGGATACAACTAGAATGAAAAAACTAAGAGATGATATGTCTAAACAAATCCACGATCTTTATAATGAATTATATGCATTTGGAGACTTTTGGAATAGTCTAGCACCGAGGATTGAACAATGAAAAAAATAAAAATTGGTGTCATTGGTTGTGGGGCAATTGCTCAAGTGCATCATATACCAAATATTATCGATCTGCAGGATAGGTATGAATTATCATATATATGCGATGTTTCTCTAGATCTAGTCAAATTTCTACAAAAAAAGTTTCATATACCATCAATTACAACTGAATATAGAAAACTATTAGAAAGTGATATTGATGCAGTTTTGCTATGCCAATCTGACCCCAAAACAGAATCTGCTGTAGAAGCCTTCAGAGAAGGAAAGCATGTCCTTATTGAAAAACCTATGTGTTTTTCCGTTCAGAACGCGGATAAAATTATTCAGGCATGCA includes the following:
- a CDS encoding ABC transporter permease: MKNYILKRLIIAIPTILGITIFIFVGMRIIPGDPLKYVETEGLGYIELTKEELELQRASLGLDRPYYIQYAVWIKDVINGDFGFSFFTTEPISTIFGRRSPISIEIALIAIFFSFIIGVPLGMLCAVLRNTIFDNISRVGVTLFIAMPSFWLGMLIILFCVLILEWRPPLKLIQIWDDPGGNLAIVLLPGFTLGIGLSAVIARITRSSALEIFHEDYIRTARAKGLYESLVVWRHVLKNSLLPVVTTLGVALGSLLGGSVSVEKAFGVPGMGNLLVAGIEARDWMMIQNLILIYGIIYTLINLVVDISYAYIDPRIRYD
- a CDS encoding ABC transporter permease is translated as MLKFLKSSPIGSVSFLIWVILVLVAVFADYISPYDPLEADYGAIRKPPSSDHILGTDHMGRDVLSRIIYGTRITLIVAITSVVIGDFIGFIIGLITPYFGKNTDTLTQRLIDVLMSFPDIILALMLLTVFGSGLTTVVIVISVTRIPYSARITRSVVLTVKEHTFVEAAKSIGVSNIKIIYRHIAPQCIAPMLVVFSLHLGVAIFAESALSFLGLGIPPPDPSWGNMLGSVLASSFKPPWWLVLFPGLAITIAILSANLLGDGLRDFLDPKLKNKI
- a CDS encoding cupin domain-containing protein; this encodes MTFEVFDYRKDIKNLIVTPQIRSRFLKMEPGQYNQRHSHDLGYEMFLILQGKAEFEIEGHKEIVGEGQLCMTGPDEIHGVRNMLSDEPTIMYLSVTPHIAPTHTFWVEDHAEKKPPRFAPNSQYDVAEDFSIPKTKLINDQIESLEQLKRVFDENIKSIGTELELLKNEEDTTRMKKLRDDMSKQIHDLYNELYAFGDFWNSLAPRIEQ